A portion of the Blastochloris tepida genome contains these proteins:
- a CDS encoding ABC-F family ATP-binding cassette domain-containing protein: MIRLENISKQNGHQILFIEASAVLLKGEKIGLVGPNGAGKTTLFRMITGEEAPDEGNVSVDRGLTIGYFNQDVGEMSGHSAVAEVMNGAGPVSEVAAELKELEHAMADPDQADDMDDIIARYGEVQHRFEELDGYALEGRAREVLAGLGFSDEMMDGDVGKLSGGWKMRVALGRILLMRPDVMLLDEPSNHLDIESLIWLEEFLGGFEGALMMTSHDRAFMNRIVSKIVEIDGGSLTTYSGNYEFYEEQRALAEKQQQAQFERQQAMLAKEIKFIERFKARASHAAQVQSRVKKLEKIERVEPPRRRQSVMFEFPPAPRSGEDVVALKGVHKGYGSKRIYEGLDFMVRRRERWCVMGVNGAGKSTLLKLVAGTTEPDQGTVTLGGSVKMGYFAQHAMDLLSGERTVFETLEDAFPHAGQGSLRTLAGCFGFSGDDVEKRCRVLSGGEKARLVMALMLYDPPNFLVLDEPTNHLDMATKQMLISALANYEGTMLFVSHDRHFLAALSNRVLELTPDGVHQYGGGYTEYVARTGHEAPGLRH, translated from the coding sequence ATGATCCGTCTCGAAAACATCTCCAAGCAGAACGGCCACCAGATCCTGTTCATCGAGGCCTCGGCCGTCCTGCTCAAGGGCGAGAAGATCGGCCTCGTCGGCCCCAATGGCGCCGGCAAGACCACGCTGTTCCGCATGATCACCGGCGAGGAAGCCCCCGACGAAGGCAATGTGTCGGTCGATCGCGGCCTCACCATCGGCTACTTCAACCAGGACGTCGGCGAGATGAGCGGCCACAGCGCGGTGGCCGAGGTGATGAACGGCGCGGGGCCGGTGAGCGAGGTGGCGGCGGAGCTCAAGGAGCTCGAGCACGCCATGGCCGACCCCGACCAGGCCGACGACATGGACGACATCATCGCCCGCTACGGCGAGGTGCAGCACCGCTTCGAGGAGCTCGACGGCTACGCGCTGGAGGGCCGCGCCCGCGAGGTGCTGGCCGGGCTCGGCTTCTCCGACGAGATGATGGACGGCGATGTCGGCAAGCTCTCCGGCGGCTGGAAGATGCGCGTGGCGCTGGGGCGCATCCTGCTGATGCGGCCCGACGTGATGCTGCTCGACGAGCCCTCGAACCACCTCGACATCGAAAGCCTGATCTGGCTCGAGGAGTTCCTGGGCGGCTTCGAGGGCGCGCTGATGATGACCTCGCACGACCGCGCCTTCATGAACCGCATCGTCTCGAAGATCGTCGAGATCGATGGCGGATCGCTCACCACCTACTCCGGAAACTACGAGTTCTACGAGGAGCAGCGGGCGCTGGCCGAGAAGCAGCAGCAGGCGCAGTTCGAGCGCCAGCAGGCGATGCTGGCCAAGGAGATCAAGTTCATCGAGCGCTTCAAGGCGCGCGCCTCGCACGCCGCCCAGGTGCAGAGCCGGGTGAAGAAGCTGGAGAAGATCGAACGCGTCGAGCCGCCGCGCCGCCGTCAGAGCGTGATGTTCGAGTTTCCGCCCGCGCCGCGCTCGGGCGAGGACGTGGTGGCGCTCAAGGGCGTCCACAAGGGCTATGGCTCAAAGCGCATCTATGAGGGTCTCGACTTCATGGTCCGCCGCCGCGAGCGCTGGTGCGTGATGGGCGTCAACGGCGCCGGAAAATCGACGCTGCTGAAGCTGGTGGCCGGCACCACCGAGCCGGACCAGGGCACGGTGACGCTCGGCGGCAGCGTGAAGATGGGCTATTTCGCCCAGCACGCGATGGATCTGCTGAGCGGCGAGCGCACGGTGTTCGAGACGCTGGAAGACGCGTTTCCGCACGCCGGCCAGGGCTCGCTGCGCACGCTCGCCGGCTGCTTCGGCTTCTCGGGCGACGATGTCGAGAAGCGCTGCCGGGTGCTGTCGGGCGGCGAGAAGGCGCGCCTCGTGATGGCGCTGATGCTCTACGATCCGCCGAACTTCCTGGTGCTCGACGAGCCGACCAACCATCTCGACATGGCGACCAAGCAGATGCTGATCTCAGCACTCGCCAACTATGAGGGCACCATGCTGTTCGTCTCGCACGACCGCCACTTCCTGGCGGCGCTGTCGAACCGGGTGCTGGAGCTGACGCCCGACGGCGTGCACCAATATGGCGGCGGCTACACCGAATATGTCGCCCGCACCGGCCACGAGGCGCCGGGCCTGCGGCATTGA
- a CDS encoding type II toxin-antitoxin system RelE/ParE family toxin has product MKLRYTPEAVADLVRIAADIRIHNPAAALRVRAAILDSIQNLIVFPCAGRRQDAEGVRKLVTRKYFYLVYYTVDDAAEETIILNIKHPAQRRKHQDA; this is encoded by the coding sequence ATGAAACTTCGCTACACCCCTGAGGCTGTTGCGGACCTTGTCCGCATCGCCGCTGATATTCGCATCCACAATCCCGCCGCAGCATTGCGAGTACGGGCTGCTATCCTTGACAGCATTCAGAATCTGATAGTGTTCCCTTGCGCCGGGCGGCGCCAGGATGCCGAAGGCGTGCGAAAACTCGTTACCCGGAAATACTTTTACCTCGTCTATTACACGGTCGATGACGCAGCCGAAGAAACCATCATCCTCAACATCAAGCACCCCGCGCAGCGGCGGAAGCATCAGGACGCGTGA
- a CDS encoding ribbon-helix-helix domain-containing protein — MANIEKISVALTGEQVSAIRAAVDGGEYATTSEVVREAIRDWQAKRQLRQDDINRLRKLWDDGLASGDAGPVDMTELRREARARLEAARKTAPDVA, encoded by the coding sequence ATGGCGAATATCGAGAAGATCAGCGTCGCGCTCACCGGCGAACAGGTGTCGGCCATCCGCGCCGCGGTCGATGGCGGCGAGTATGCCACCACCAGCGAGGTGGTCCGGGAGGCGATCCGCGACTGGCAGGCCAAGCGGCAACTGCGCCAGGACGACATCAACCGCCTGCGCAAGCTGTGGGACGATGGTCTCGCCAGCGGCGATGCTGGCCCCGTCGACATGACCGAGCTGCGCCGCGAAGCCCGGGCGCGTCTCGAGGCGGCGCGGAAAACCGCTCCCGATGTCGCCTGA
- a CDS encoding methyltransferase family protein, giving the protein MAEQPTAPDTAGVIAPPPVIAAVALALALMLDMVWPSTVLPAIGFFLRQILAAPLIAAAVALALSGERGFKAAGTTPLPWRPSTALVTTGLYGRVRNPMYVGLILLLVGLALALASDWLIVMAVPAALVLHYGVVLREERYLEAKFGDDYRRYKAEVPRYGWPPIKG; this is encoded by the coding sequence ATGGCCGAGCAGCCGACCGCGCCGGACACCGCCGGTGTCATCGCCCCGCCGCCGGTGATCGCGGCTGTTGCGCTGGCGCTGGCGCTCATGCTCGACATGGTTTGGCCGAGCACGGTGCTGCCGGCCATCGGCTTCTTTCTCCGCCAGATCCTGGCGGCGCCGCTGATCGCCGCCGCCGTGGCGCTGGCGCTCTCGGGCGAGCGCGGCTTCAAGGCGGCGGGCACCACGCCGCTGCCCTGGCGGCCGAGCACGGCGCTGGTGACCACCGGCCTCTATGGCCGCGTGCGCAACCCGATGTATGTCGGCCTGATCCTGCTGCTGGTGGGGCTGGCGCTGGCGTTGGCCTCGGACTGGCTGATCGTGATGGCGGTGCCGGCGGCGCTGGTGCTGCATTACGGCGTGGTGCTGCGCGAGGAGCGCTACCTCGAAGCCAAGTTCGGCGACGACTATCGCCGCTACAAGGCCGAGGTGCCGCGCTATGGCTGGCCGCCGATAAAGGGCTGA
- a CDS encoding L,D-transpeptidase, whose amino-acid sequence MRRFVFACAFAATLIGTAGIASAGPVSVGEPMSLDPADYREVAFLFPFERGPSTYYRQPSQSGYQANYQAEPAARSTTRTMVSYAGREAPGTILISTTQRRLYLVQPGGRALMYSIGVGRQGFQWGGTHSVSRKEEWPDWRPPSEMLKRRPDLPRYMAGGEDNPLGARAIYLGSTLYRIHGSNEPETIGQAVSSGCFRMLNADVIDLYNRVRLGAKVVVMR is encoded by the coding sequence ATGCGCCGTTTCGTTTTCGCCTGTGCCTTTGCCGCCACCCTGATCGGAACCGCCGGCATTGCCTCGGCCGGGCCGGTGAGCGTCGGCGAACCGATGTCGCTCGACCCCGCGGACTATCGCGAGGTGGCGTTCCTGTTCCCGTTCGAGCGCGGGCCCTCGACCTATTACCGCCAGCCGTCGCAGTCCGGTTACCAGGCCAATTATCAGGCCGAGCCGGCGGCGCGCAGCACCACCCGCACCATGGTCTCCTATGCCGGGCGCGAGGCGCCGGGAACCATCCTGATCTCGACCACCCAGCGCCGGCTCTATCTGGTGCAGCCCGGCGGGCGGGCGCTGATGTATTCGATCGGCGTCGGCCGCCAGGGCTTCCAGTGGGGCGGCACCCACAGCGTCAGCCGCAAGGAGGAATGGCCGGACTGGCGGCCGCCGTCGGAAATGCTGAAGCGCCGGCCCGATTTGCCGCGCTACATGGCCGGCGGCGAAGACAATCCGCTCGGCGCCCGCGCCATCTATCTCGGCTCGACGCTCTACCGCATCCACGGTTCCAACGAGCCGGAGACCATCGGTCAGGCCGTCTCCTCGGGCTGCTTCCGCATGCTCAATGCCGACGTGATCGACCTGTACAACCGCGTGCGGCTCGGCGCCAAGGTGGTGGTGATGCGCTGA
- a CDS encoding RsmB/NOP family class I SAM-dependent RNA methyltransferase, with protein MTPSARLQAAIDILADLDARRRPAAEALKDWGAHHRFAGSGDRAAIAGLVYDALRRQASATWLLDAATPRAVMLGTLRLARGLDAEAIARLFDGSAHAPAPLTESERERLATASLEGAPAWVAGDYPEWLDGRLAAAFGDARIEEARALAARAPLDLRVNRLRTGRAAARAALAHLHAADTPWSPDGLRILVPAEGKSPAVQAEPAFLKGQIEIQDEGSQLAALLTGAKAGEQVLDLCAGGGGKTLALAALMANRGQVFAFDADSRRLAPIFARLERASTRNVQVRAPRGKQDVLAELAGHMDLVVVDAPCTGTGTWRRNPDAKWRLRPGAVEQRVKEQAELLDQAVRYVKPGGRIAYVTCSVLPEENEGQIRRFIAATPGWRAVAPESVAATLAKSAAATAGDDAASANGAATFAEAVRCSDVGLTMTPLRTGTDGFFLSLMTRKD; from the coding sequence ATGACCCCTTCAGCCCGCCTGCAAGCCGCCATCGACATCCTCGCCGACCTCGACGCCCGCCGCCGCCCGGCGGCCGAGGCGCTGAAGGACTGGGGCGCCCATCATCGCTTCGCCGGCTCGGGCGACCGCGCCGCCATCGCCGGCCTCGTCTATGACGCGCTGCGCCGGCAGGCCTCGGCGACGTGGCTGCTCGATGCGGCGACACCGCGCGCGGTGATGCTGGGCACCCTGCGTCTCGCCCGCGGCCTCGATGCCGAGGCCATCGCCCGGCTGTTCGACGGCTCGGCCCACGCCCCTGCCCCGCTGACCGAGTCCGAGCGGGAACGCCTCGCCACCGCGAGCCTCGAAGGCGCCCCGGCCTGGGTGGCCGGCGACTATCCCGAATGGCTCGACGGCCGGCTGGCGGCGGCGTTCGGCGACGCCCGCATCGAGGAGGCGCGGGCGCTGGCGGCACGGGCGCCGCTCGACCTGCGCGTCAACCGGCTGAGGACCGGCCGCGCCGCCGCCAGGGCCGCGCTCGCCCACCTCCATGCCGCCGACACCCCTTGGTCGCCGGACGGGCTGCGCATCCTCGTGCCGGCCGAGGGCAAGAGCCCGGCGGTGCAGGCCGAGCCCGCTTTCCTCAAGGGGCAGATCGAGATCCAGGACGAGGGCTCGCAGCTTGCGGCGCTGCTCACCGGCGCCAAGGCCGGCGAACAGGTGCTCGACCTCTGCGCCGGCGGCGGCGGCAAGACGCTGGCGCTCGCCGCGCTGATGGCCAATCGCGGCCAGGTGTTCGCGTTCGATGCCGACAGCCGCCGGCTCGCGCCGATCTTCGCGCGGCTGGAGCGCGCTTCGACCCGCAACGTCCAGGTCCGCGCGCCGCGGGGCAAGCAGGACGTGCTGGCCGAGCTTGCCGGCCACATGGATCTGGTGGTGGTCGATGCCCCCTGCACCGGCACCGGCACGTGGCGCCGCAATCCCGACGCCAAGTGGCGGCTGCGCCCCGGCGCCGTCGAGCAGCGCGTGAAGGAGCAGGCCGAGCTGCTCGATCAGGCCGTCCGCTACGTCAAGCCGGGCGGACGCATCGCCTACGTCACCTGCTCGGTGCTGCCGGAGGAGAATGAGGGCCAGATCCGCCGCTTCATAGCTGCGACGCCGGGCTGGCGCGCCGTTGCGCCGGAGAGCGTCGCCGCAACGCTGGCCAAAAGCGCGGCAGCGACTGCAGGCGACGACGCAGCGTCGGCGAACGGCGCCGCAACGTTCGCGGAGGCGGTGCGCTGCAGTGATGTCGGCCTCACCATGACACCGCTGCGCACCGGCACGGACGGATTCTTCCTGTCTCTCATGACACGCAAGGATTGA
- a CDS encoding GNAT family N-acetyltransferase, translated as MFQIEAIERDALISLHQSATDLDRKAAGLSIETIGGTTVSIAAKLPPSATAVNRAIGLGLDRPAEPDLISAVADAYERAGVANYIVHWHPDAAPTRAANWIAGRGLVRAPGWMKFVRGRSAPPLPRPHHFDVRRVGAEDGLAFARIICSALGLGQAAEGWLSRLPSAPGWHAFMSFADDKPAGAGAVFISGETAWLDWCATARDFRGKGSHSALLSARITAALDLGCRTIATCARDDEPSMGDDHSSYANIVRAGFRESYVRDNYTPQRS; from the coding sequence GTGTTCCAAATCGAAGCGATCGAGCGCGACGCGCTCATCTCCTTGCATCAAAGTGCAACCGACCTCGACCGCAAGGCGGCCGGGCTGTCGATCGAGACCATTGGCGGCACCACCGTATCGATCGCCGCCAAGCTGCCGCCCAGCGCCACCGCGGTGAACCGCGCCATCGGCCTCGGCCTCGACCGGCCGGCCGAGCCGGACCTGATCTCGGCCGTGGCCGACGCCTATGAGCGCGCGGGCGTCGCCAACTACATCGTCCACTGGCACCCCGACGCCGCGCCGACCCGGGCGGCCAACTGGATCGCCGGGCGCGGTCTGGTGCGGGCGCCGGGCTGGATGAAGTTCGTGCGCGGGCGCTCCGCCCCGCCGTTGCCCCGGCCCCACCACTTCGACGTGCGGCGGGTCGGTGCCGAGGACGGGCTGGCCTTCGCGCGCATCATCTGCAGCGCGCTGGGCCTCGGTCAGGCGGCCGAGGGCTGGCTGTCGCGCCTGCCCTCCGCCCCGGGCTGGCACGCCTTCATGAGCTTCGCCGACGACAAGCCGGCCGGCGCCGGCGCGGTGTTCATCTCCGGCGAGACCGCTTGGCTCGACTGGTGCGCCACCGCCCGCGACTTCCGCGGCAAGGGCAGCCATTCGGCGCTGCTGTCGGCGCGCATCACCGCCGCGCTCGACCTCGGCTGCCGGACCATCGCCACCTGCGCGCGGGACGACGAGCCGAGCATGGGCGACGACCATTCGTCCTATGCCAACATCGTTCGCGCCGGTTTCCGCGAGAGCTATGTGCGCGACAACTACACGCCGCAGCGAAGCTGA